AAGTTTCCTTTTACAGGCTGATCTGGTTTTAAAACAGTTGCTTCAATTGGCTCATCGTTTGCCTCATTTTGATCAACTGGGGCATCCTTTACTTTTACTGATGTTAATTCATATTTATCTAGTGATAGTGGTGTGCCATTTTGAAGATGAATGTAGTACTCTTGACCTTTTTGAAGCATGATTGTTGTTTTAGAGGTTCCTTCACTTCCCCCTGTTAACAAGTCCATTAAAGGATCTCCTGAACCACTTAGTTGGTTTAGCATACCTGATTCTTTATCATATTGAAATAAACCAATCATAGGTTTAAGTGTATGTGTTCCATTAGTTGATAGTTTATAGAAACCATCTTCCTTTACTTTTACTTTAAACCAATCTTCATCCTCTAGCTGTTGGAAATAGCCTGTCCCAACAGAACCTATTTCATAACTTCTAGCACTTTTGAGAATAGCTTCTGTTGTTTCTTCATCAAATTCCATATACTCGCCTGTTAGTAAGTCAGTAAGAGCATCATATTTTTCTTTATATGTTGTTGGCTCTGGTAAGCCCTCTTCCTCCTCAGGCTCTTCTACAGGGGTAGCAATAGCAAGTGGTAGACTATCTTCATCTTCTGGTAGATTTTTTATATTTGCTTTCAAGTCATAAGGAATTAAAGAACCAAGAACTTCTTGTATTTCTCCGTCGGAGGATCCTCCCATCATTAGCGCCATCATCATATCTAACATTTGTGATGAACTTACAGGACTTGATGTAACCTCTACAATATAAGAGGTATCTGGCAATGCTTCAAAAGCAAGTCCTTCCCCTTCACTCATTCCATTATTATTTGCCGCATATTCTGCAATTGGCCATTCTTCTCCTTCAGGAAGATCTGCTGGAGGCTCTTCTTTAAAAGCTGCTGCATCGTATACTTTTATTTCTGTATCTACTCCTGGAAGTGCTGAAAGATTTAGGTTTACCTTTTTGCCTTCTTTAAAGGACATATGAAAATAATCGCTATCTGCTCCTTCTTCACTATTAATAAGAGTTAAATCCCCTTCTGATTTTTTACTGCTATAAGGAAAGCTTTTAATTTCAGCCGGTTTCTCCTTTGATGCTTTACTATCATTAATATTCTTTCCTTTAGTTAACTGAAGTGTATATATGGAAGCTCCTGATGCACTGTAATTTTCATTTCGGTCTTTAACACCGATTAACAGTTCTCCCTTTTGTTCTGCTTTATAGAGGTAACCTTCTGTTTTTCCTTGAGTAACACTATCTACATTTACCTCTTGTTCTGTTCCATCTTCACCTCTAAATTTAAGTTCTAACTTATAGTCATAGTTTTTAGAAGCATCTAGAACAGTTTGGAGAAATTCACCTTCTTCTACATTTACTTTATACCAATCTTGCTGAGCCGGTTTAATTAATGAGCCTGCCTTCTTAACAGTTCCTTTTCCAACCTTAACGGCAGTTGCTTTTTTCACAATTTCATCCATTGTTAGCTTTTTAAAGGAAGGAAGTTTATTTATATCAAAATCGAGTGCCTTTGATGGATCAACAAGTCCATATCCATAATCCATATCAAATCCTTTATTCCCCAAATCCTGGGCTGTTTGTTCTAAAATATATTCTACTTGATAAGAGTTCAAGTTAGGATATTTTGATTTAATAAGGGATGCTACTCCCGCTACTGCCGGTGAAGCCATTGATGTTCCACTCATTTTGACAAATGAGGATCCTGATTCGGGTGTATAAACAGTACTATAAATATCCTCACCTGGTGCTACAACATCAATGTTGGGACCATATGTTGTAAAGTAAGCTTTTTTATTTTGATCATTTGTTGCCCCAACTGTAATTACCCCATCATATGAACCTGGATAGTTATAGACCATATCTCCATCATTTCCTGCTGCAGCTACTACAACAACACCCTTATCTACAGCTTTTTTAATAGCTTCTTCAACAAGTGGAATTTCAAATGGTGCTCCAAGACTCATGTTAATAACGTCAGCTCCATTGTCAACCGCATGCATAATGCCATCAGCAAGCACATAATCAAAGCTACCATCTTGGTCAAAGATATTTACAGGCATAATATTGGCGTTTGGATTAATACCATATCCACCAATTCCATTCCCTTGCTTACCTGCAATAATACCTGCAACATGTGTCCCATGGTCTCCCGCATATCCAGGGTTTGCTGGATCTGTTACGCTATAAGGAGCAAGCAAATTTCCTTTTAGCTCCTCGTGGTTTGTATCTATGCCTGTATCAATAACAGCCACATTCACTTCGTTTTTTCCTGCTTTTTTCAGGGTTTCATCGACTTTTAATGTTTTTAAATGATACATGCTGCTTGCTTTTGGATCGCTTATTTTTGAATTACTTTCTGTTGCAAATGTTTTAAGTTTCACACTTGGTGATGCACTTTTAACACCAGCTTCCTTCTCATATTTTGAAATAGCTGTCTCAATTTTTTGACCCTTACCTATTCTGACAACTTCATATTGAAATTCTGGGTATGAACGGATAACCTTTCCACCTAGCTTCTTATGTACTGAAGAAGAAAGTTTTTTGCTGTACTTTATAATGATTGTATTATTACTTAGGTTTTCCTTCTCTGCTTTTTTCTGTTGATAAAGTTTTTTGCTCTTTTCACTTTGAGACAAATTAAACTTCTCCATTACTTTGCTTTTCTTCTCTTTTACCTGTGATGCATTACTCTCTACTGCAGCTGAGGCAAAGGAGGGTACTAACAGGGTTAATCCTAATACTAGTGCAGTTAGAGTACGAATCCCTTTCTTCATGTAAAATCTCCTTTCAAATTAAGAAAAATTTTCATCAGTATAGTTAGACGATTCAAAATCAAATAGGTTACAAAAATAATAGAATTTTCTTAATTTTTATTGTTTTAATAGAATTAAAATAAAAAAGCAGATGCGAAATCTTTCATCTGCTTTTTATCTATCAATTTGTTATATGTTTTACAAAACGCTTTGCTTTGTTTTTAAGAGAATTTACTTCTGAAATATTTTCAAAATCCTTTATTGTTACTTTAGGGCCAATTCCCTGTCTTGCCAATTGGTATGAATCATCACTTGGGCTGACATATCCTGTTTTTGTTGTAAAGGCATACTTAAAACCAGCTTCTTTCACAAGATCAGCTGTATGGGGGATATAATGACCAAATGGGTAAACAAATAGTTCTGTTTGATTAAGAAGATTTCTGTTTAACTTTAAGTCCTTTAGAATTTCTTCATCCGATTTCTTAAGCATATCCCCTTTTCCATCTTTACCTAGGTTATGTAAATTATCTGTATGTGCTCCTAACTCAAATACACCTAAAGTATCTTTAATTTCATTCATTTTCATAAACTGATGCTTGTCTGGATTCCACGGACCATCGTTTCGATTTGTACGGCTTGTAATAATATTTTCAATAGCGTGTAAATCATACTTCTTTAAAATAGAATATGCGTAACGCTTCACATCCCTTCGTCCATCATCAAACTGAATCATTACAGTTTTAGCTGGAAACTCTCTTTTTTCATTTAGAAATTGATCTAACTCATCGATTGTCATTGTATGGTAGCCGTTGTCATGAAGCCATTTCATCTGTTTCTCAAATGCTTCCACTGACAGAACATCCGGTTGGTTTTTATAGAATTTGTTTTCATCTTCTAACAATAAGCGGTGATATGTTAAAACAGGAATCATATCTGCCTTTTTGGTAAAACTTACAATAAATAAGGACGAAACTGCTGCAGCAAGTAGCACGACTAAAGCTACGACTATTGTTATCTTTTTCTTCACATCATGTCATTCCTTTCAAAAGATTAGACATTGATGAGTATAACACTTTTTTAACTTATTTTTCTAATTAACGAACATTTTTTCATAGGCTAATTGTCCTTATCTCTCTTTCAACCTCCTAAATTTATATTTACTGGTTTTTAAACGTTACTTTATACCTCCAAAACCTCTATTATTTCCATGTTATAAGGATTGTTCCTTCTCTTTTTACGTTTATATTTTCATTTATACATTATTAACTTCTATTGTAATTACCTGAATCTTCTAATATACTTGGTTATGGAAATCAAAACTAGGAGTTTTAGCATGAATAAAAGGAAATTACTGTACTTATTATTATTTTTATCCATCCTTGTTATTGCATTTGGGATTTATGTCCCATACCAAAAAACTATGACTAGAGCAGACGCCTCTCAAGCACTAGTTGCCCAAGAGAAATCAATAGCCATTTACGAAAGAGCCTCACATAGCAAAGGCACTAAAGTTAAAGGTTACTTGATGAAAGGAAATGCTTATATCAATTATATTTCGTTTAATAAAGATTGGTGGAGAATTCCTGTTGGCAATTCATTTGGATACGTTTCTAAAAAAGAGGCTAAAATAGAGGAAACTGAGGCACCTTATCCTAAAAAGGTTTCTTCTACTTTTCATGGAGATGCTATTTTAACAGAAGCAAAAACCCCTGTTTATAACTCTACTTCTACAACCTCTAAAAAAATGGGCCAGTTTGATGCACACATTCAAATAGAAGTGATAAATCAAAATGAGAATTGGTCAAAGGTTAATCTAGGAGGACTTGTAGGGTACATTCAAAAAGGAGATTTACAGATTGATAACGGCATTCCGGTCTTAATGTATCATAATCTTTTTAGAGAAGAGGAAAACCATAAATTTAAAGGTACATTTGTGACGATTACCCCAGAGTTTTTTGAAAGCCAGATGAAATGGCTTCATGATAACGGTTATCACACTATTTCCCTCGAAGATTTACAAAAATATGTTGAAAAGAAAAAGGCATTACCGGGTAAATCATTTGTGATTACATTTGATGATGGGTTTGTCTCGACTCGTCAATATGCTTACCCCATCCTTAAGAAATATGGTTTTAAAGCTGAAAATTTCATTATTACATCTCGTACACCTGATCAAAGTCAACCTTTTGACCCTGATCAGCTCACTACACAAGCTTTAAGTATGCAGGATATGGAGAGGATGAAGGATGTTTTTTCTTTTGGAGCCCACACTCATGCTCTCCATGATCGCAAGGATGCTCATACAAGTGGATTATTAACACAGCTTCCATATGCTGAAGTTGTGGCAGATTTAAAATTAAATAGAAATAAACTTTCTACTCCTTCCCCTTACTTTGCCTATCCTTATGGAAACCTAAATGAAACGGGTATAAGAGCTGTAAGGGATGCTGGATTTAAATTAGCTTTCACAACACAGGAAGGGAGAGTCTTTCCAGGAGATAATCCATTAATTCTAGATCGTAGAGGGGTTTATCCAAATATGAATATGGAGGACTTCAAAAATATTTTTGCAACTTCGAATTAAAAAGGTGAGGAATTTCCCTCACCTTTTTCATATAAATTTCTAGGTAGGAAATTATATATAATCTTTACCATATAACGGTGAAACAGTAAATAAAGAGTGCTATACTAGTTTTGTAGAAAGTCTAATACGCTAGGAGAGTTGTCGCATGGTGTTATCGTACATCAAGAAAGCAATGGGCGATAAGCAAGAAAAAGGGTTAAAAAAGTACTATAAAATTATAGAAGAAATTAACAGTCTTGAGGGGCAATTTACACAGTTGTCAGATCAAGAGTT
This window of the Priestia filamentosa genome carries:
- a CDS encoding S8 family peptidase, whose amino-acid sequence is MKKGIRTLTALVLGLTLLVPSFASAAVESNASQVKEKKSKVMEKFNLSQSEKSKKLYQQKKAEKENLSNNTIIIKYSKKLSSSVHKKLGGKVIRSYPEFQYEVVRIGKGQKIETAISKYEKEAGVKSASPSVKLKTFATESNSKISDPKASSMYHLKTLKVDETLKKAGKNEVNVAVIDTGIDTNHEELKGNLLAPYSVTDPANPGYAGDHGTHVAGIIAGKQGNGIGGYGINPNANIMPVNIFDQDGSFDYVLADGIMHAVDNGADVINMSLGAPFEIPLVEEAIKKAVDKGVVVVAAAGNDGDMVYNYPGSYDGVITVGATNDQNKKAYFTTYGPNIDVVAPGEDIYSTVYTPESGSSFVKMSGTSMASPAVAGVASLIKSKYPNLNSYQVEYILEQTAQDLGNKGFDMDYGYGLVDPSKALDFDINKLPSFKKLTMDEIVKKATAVKVGKGTVKKAGSLIKPAQQDWYKVNVEEGEFLQTVLDASKNYDYKLELKFRGEDGTEQEVNVDSVTQGKTEGYLYKAEQKGELLIGVKDRNENYSASGASIYTLQLTKGKNINDSKASKEKPAEIKSFPYSSKKSEGDLTLINSEEGADSDYFHMSFKEGKKVNLNLSALPGVDTEIKVYDAAAFKEEPPADLPEGEEWPIAEYAANNNGMSEGEGLAFEALPDTSYIVEVTSSPVSSSQMLDMMMALMMGGSSDGEIQEVLGSLIPYDLKANIKNLPEDEDSLPLAIATPVEEPEEEEGLPEPTTYKEKYDALTDLLTGEYMEFDEETTEAILKSARSYEIGSVGTGYFQQLEDEDWFKVKVKEDGFYKLSTNGTHTLKPMIGLFQYDKESGMLNQLSGSGDPLMDLLTGGSEGTSKTTIMLQKGQEYYIHLQNGTPLSLDKYELTSVKVKDAPVDQNEANDEPIEATVLKPDQPVKGNFAPSGDIDTFYYKHRKEDGLYGFYANPLPVSENQKKGLPLEMGLPLDLMITIVEDTNGNMEIDNNEASKVILFDKTDGEIESGSFKAKKGTGYFIVAENYGGSNIGEYEMLLNTLTKKDEDEGSTVKNNVPSKPIPLKSKGKNAWETAGYLNAGIGFGDRDFYALNISEKGTYKLNMDTPKEIDGVINVYNEKGTLVKQLNNYYIGDNEVGFADLSKGKYFVEIKDKQMRSSAKPYKLTVAKQ
- a CDS encoding polysaccharide deacetylase family protein, which translates into the protein MKKKITIVVALVVLLAAAVSSLFIVSFTKKADMIPVLTYHRLLLEDENKFYKNQPDVLSVEAFEKQMKWLHDNGYHTMTIDELDQFLNEKREFPAKTVMIQFDDGRRDVKRYAYSILKKYDLHAIENIITSRTNRNDGPWNPDKHQFMKMNEIKDTLGVFELGAHTDNLHNLGKDGKGDMLKKSDEEILKDLKLNRNLLNQTELFVYPFGHYIPHTADLVKEAGFKYAFTTKTGYVSPSDDSYQLARQGIGPKVTIKDFENISEVNSLKNKAKRFVKHITN
- a CDS encoding polysaccharide deacetylase family protein, with the protein product MNKRKLLYLLLFLSILVIAFGIYVPYQKTMTRADASQALVAQEKSIAIYERASHSKGTKVKGYLMKGNAYINYISFNKDWWRIPVGNSFGYVSKKEAKIEETEAPYPKKVSSTFHGDAILTEAKTPVYNSTSTTSKKMGQFDAHIQIEVINQNENWSKVNLGGLVGYIQKGDLQIDNGIPVLMYHNLFREEENHKFKGTFVTITPEFFESQMKWLHDNGYHTISLEDLQKYVEKKKALPGKSFVITFDDGFVSTRQYAYPILKKYGFKAENFIITSRTPDQSQPFDPDQLTTQALSMQDMERMKDVFSFGAHTHALHDRKDAHTSGLLTQLPYAEVVADLKLNRNKLSTPSPYFAYPYGNLNETGIRAVRDAGFKLAFTTQEGRVFPGDNPLILDRRGVYPNMNMEDFKNIFATSN